One genomic window of Notamacropus eugenii isolate mMacEug1 chromosome 6, mMacEug1.pri_v2, whole genome shotgun sequence includes the following:
- the LOC140511855 gene encoding uncharacterized protein, whose protein sequence is MNRKKQTKSEKTIESFYGDKDQNTNTKEVRAETVLPSETSDGTMNFSQAQLDYLERLKKDIKEKLASDFKTIKKEFTDENINLKKKIEEMEKEVQKLTGENNSLKGRVNQTEKETQNLIGKIDQMEKETQNLTGKIGRMEKEVQKLNGENSSLKGKIGQMEKEMRKLTEENNTIKIRIGQVETNDSMRQQESVKQNLKNEKMEENLKYLIGKTTDLENRSRRENLRIIGLPETHDEEKSLDNIFQEIIKENCPEVLDSEGKIVIERIHRSPPERDPKLKTPRNIVAKFQSYQVKEKILQAARKKQFKYQGHTVRITQDLAASTLKDRKNWNPIFRKAKELGLQPRINYPAKFSITFQARRKSFNEIRDFQSFLTKK, encoded by the coding sequence atgaatcggaaaaagcagacgaaaagtgaaaaaaccatagaatctttctatggggataaggaccaaaacacaaacaccaaagaggtcagagctgagactgtacttccatctgaaacctcagatgggactatgaatttctcgcaagcacaactagattacctggaacgtctgaagaaggatataaaagaaaaactggccagtgattttaaaaccataaaaaaagaattcactgatgagaacatcaatctgaaaaagaaaattgaagaaatggaaaaggaagttcaaaaattaactggagagaataattccctaaaaggaagagttaatcaaacggaaaaggaaactcaaaacctaatagggaaaattgatcagatggaaaaggaaacccaaaacctaactgggaaaattggtcgaatggaaaaagaagtacaaaaattaaatggagaaaatagctccttaaagggaaaaattggccagatggaaaaggagatgcgaaagctaactgaagaaaacaatacgatcaagattagaattgggcaagtagaaactaatgactcaatgaggcaacaagagtcagtcaaacaaaacctaaagaatgaaaagatggaagaaaatctaaaatatttaattggaaaaacaactgacctggaaaatagatccaggagagaaaatctaagaattattggcctgccagaaacccatgatgaagaaaagagtctggacaatatcttccaggaaatcatcaaggaaaactgcccagaagtactagactcagagggcaaaatagtcatcgaaagaatccaccgttccccaccggaaagggatcccaaactcaaaaccccaagaaatatagttgccaaattccagagctatcaagtgaaggagaaaatactacaagcagccagaaagaaacaatttaaatatcaaggtcacacagtcaggatcacacaggaccttgcagcttctacattaaaagatcgaaagaattggaacccaatattccgtaaggcaaaggagttgggactccaaccgaggatcaactacccagcaaagttcagcataacatttcaggcaaggagaaagtcattcaacgaaataagggatttccagagcttcctgaccaaaaaaTAA